In Thamnophis elegans isolate rThaEle1 chromosome 4, rThaEle1.pri, whole genome shotgun sequence, the following proteins share a genomic window:
- the LOC116507247 gene encoding uncharacterized protein K02A2.6-like: GLDWFPALGLTIEGVHRVVPLTVDSVLDEFADVFDGKLGCYKGTPISLCLDPQVAPIRLKARRVPFALRAKVDAELDKLIEQGVIEPVDHARWETPIVLPVKPDGSVRICADYKSTINLALQANPYPVPVVQHLLHSLGQAQTIVTHRGAFRCRRLQFGVSVAPGIFQSLMERLLHGLPGVVPYFDDVLVPLLGLLAGDKPTPPILSPRMTRWTEFLTAYSYTLLYRPGKQLGHADALSRCPLPETDTAHVPALSILSIAESDLPVSATDVAACTKADPILSQVASWVLRGWPTEKVAEGFRPFKARQAELALHGGCLVWGDRVVIPTALRARILPALHKNHPGIARMKALARSYVWWPLLDSEIADYVGRCRICQNSRPNPPTAAPREWEIPRGPWSRLHIDFAGPFHGRNFMIVVDAYSKWVELVIVTSTTAESTVRALRKMFATHGLPDVIVSDNGPQFTSTTFQEFLAEQGIRHAATAPYHPASNGRAERAVRSAKEALGRMRRLRTSLDRLHPLYAGDLPSNLGALPSHAFKLGDPVWARSFSGDPRWVPATITALTGPCSFRKVKGSHNEVCTIYFFISVSLRRKTG, translated from the exons gggttggattggtttcccgctttgggcctcaccatagagggggtgcacagggtagttcccctcaccgtagatagcgttctagacgagttcgcagatgtgttcgatgggaaattgggctgttacaagggcacccccatttccctctgcctcgatccccaggtcgctcccattaggctgaaggcacgcagggtccccttcgcattgagagcaaaggtagacgccgaacttgataagcttatagagcagggggtaatcgagcccgtagatcacgcccgttgggaaacccccatagtcctcccggtcaaacccgacggatcggtgagaatatgtgccgactataagtcgaccatcaatttggccctgcaggcaaatccatatccggtccccgtagtgcaacacctactccactccttagggcaag cccagaccatcgtcacccaccgcggggccttccgttgccgccgtctccaattcggcgtttcggttgccccggggatttttcagagcctcatggagcggttgctccacgggctcccaggcgtcgttccctacttcgacgacgtcctggtc ccactcctggggctactggcaggcgacaagccaaccccccccattttgtctccccgcatgacacgctggacggagttcctaacggcgtattcgtatacgctgttataccgtccgggtaagcagctagggcacgcagacgccctgagccgttgccccttgccagagacggacacagcccacgtgcccgctctctctattttgtccatcgccgaatccgacctccccgtctctgccacggacgtcgcagcttgcacaaaggccgaccccatcctatcccaagtagcttcatgggtcttgaggggttggcccacggaaaaggtagcggaaggattccgaccatttaaagcacgacaagcagaactcgccctacacgggggttgtcttgtctggggggacagggtagtgatccccacagccctgcgggcacgaatcctgcccgcactccacaaaaaccacccaggcatagcgcgaatgaaagccttagcccgtagctatgtgtggtggcccttgctagattcggaaattgcagactacgtaggccgctgcaggatctgccaaaactctaggccaaatccccccacagccgccccccgggagtgggaaatccctagaggcccatggtcccgtttacacattgacttcgccggccccttccacggccgaaacttcatgatagtagtcgatgcttactccaagtgggtagAGCTGGTAATcgtgacctccaccacagcagagagtacagtgagggcccttcgtaagatgttcgccacccatgggttaccggatgtgatagtctcagataatgggccccagtttacctccaccacgttccaagaattcctggccgaacaaggaatcagacacgcagccacagccccttatcacccagctagtaacggccgggcggagcgcgcagttcgctcagccaaagaagccttgggccgcatg aggagattgcgaacctccctagacaggctccatccactttacgcaggggatctgccgagcaacctgggggccctcccttcccacgcgtttaagttaggggatcctgtatgggcccgctccttttctggggatccacggtgggttcccgcaaccatcacagctctgaccggcccctgttccttcagg AAGGTCAAAGGTTCCCACAATGAAGTGtgcacaatatatttttttatttctgtttcactAAGAAGGAAAACGGGTTAG